TGGCAGCTCTGGTATGATGACTCCCTGGTGGTCTACCATACGATCAACGAGAAAAGACTGAAGTGGGAGTACGTTCTCAACGCACGACGGGGTGGAGGCAAGGCAGCCATTTATTTGCTTCTTTATGAATACCTGCTGCAGAATAAACAAATACTAACATACACTGAGTTAGGGAGGGTTTTAAAATCAAAATGGCGTAAATTTTTTATGGGACTGAGTTCGGTGGCATCGATCTATCATGAAGGCAGCCCAAATGCTTCTTATTTTTCATATTTGCTCGGTCTCTCTGAAGAATATTCCAGAATAGATTCTGAGTTTTTCGACAGGACGGGAAGGGAATTAGCACAATATTACAAAATACCTCTTGAATCGATCAGTGATAACAAATATCAGCTCAAGAGAATTATCAAAAAAATGGCCCGTGTAATGGGGTACGAAATCATCAAAACCTGATTCGTTGGATCGTCTCTTGAAAAATTGCTTAATACTCGGCTCGGGAAGAAGCGGTACCAGCATGCTCGGGGGGGTTCTGTATGACGCAGGGTATTACATGGGCAGCGAGCTGTACAAGCCGCGGCCGACTAACCCGAAAGGCTTTTTTGAAGATAGATTGATAAACGAGATCAATGAAAGAATACTCGCTTGCTATGATCCTGAAAACAAATATGATTATGGCCAACGGTGGTTGATGAACCTGCCGCATGATGTTCAGGTTAACTATGTTGCAGCTCCTATTCGTCGACTTATCAAGACTTCAACCTCTCATGAGCCTTTCTGTTTTAAAGATCCGAGGTTTTGTTACACACTCCCAGTGTGGAAAAGTCTGATAAGTGAGCAAACAGTTTATCTCTGTATCTTTCGTTCTCCGAGCATAACGGTTAAAAGTATCATGAAAGAATACGCCCAGATGGATTATCTTGCGAGTCTTTACCTTGATGAAGAGAAGACTTATCAGGTATGGGCTGATATGTACAAACATGTGATTAATAGCAACAATGAAAAAGAGCCTGTGTATTTTTTTCATTACGACCAGATATTCGATGGCTCAGCACTTGATAAATTGTCGAAATTATTGGAAGTAAAGATCGATTTAGGATTTGTTGACCACAAATTAAAACGAACACAGGCACTTGATATAGATGTACCTGGAACTGTGCGTGAAATGTACATACAATTATGTGATCTTGCAGAGTATCATTCTAATCTGCAAGTTACCAACTCTAATCAGGATCGTCTTCACTACTACGAGGATTTGATAGATCTGAAAAACAACATAATTGAACATAAAACTGCAGTAATTAAGAAAAAAGAAAAAGAAATCTCATTTTATAGAAAAAGAAGTGTATTAAGTGCTATGAGATCTCTTTTTCGTATCTATAAAGGAGTGGCTAAAAAAATTGGTAGAAAACTGCATCGGTGGTCGGCCTAACTTAGATTGCCTGAGTAAAACACATTTATTTTATCAACCATAATATCTATATAATAATCCTTTTTCATGCTTTTTTTACATTCGCTTCCTGCATACTTCCTGAATGAACTGTCATTAACCATATGATTAAGTATTTCAGTCAATCCAATAACATTGCCTGCCTCTACGGAGAATTCATTTTTTCCGTCCAGCATAATATCATGTATCCCATCGACACGGTATACACAGCAGGGGAGGCCCGCGTCCATGGCTTCGAGCAGCGCACGTGGCAACCCTTCCCATAGAGAGGTCAGAACGAATATATCGGAGGCAGAAAGGATTTCTGCTGTATCTCGGCGCCAGCCCAGCAGGTGTACCCTTTCAGAGACTTGTAATTCAGCGGTCATTGTTTGAATTATCCCTCTCTCTTCACCATCACCGATTACAACAAATTGAAGTTTTTTTTCAGGGTTTTTCTTGACCAGTTCTTTTGCTACACGAACGAAATCACTCACGTTTTTCTGCGGCTTGAGGCAACTGATGTTGGTGATCAAAATGTCTTCACTCTTGAAACCGAGCTTTTTGCGAACTTCCAAACGGTCAACAGATTTTGCATTGTTGCGGTGTATGCCTGAGTTTATTACCGTGTACTGTGCTTCTCTGCCGATCCTGTGCTTTAACCCTGTCTGCTTTGTGTGATGGGATACAGCAATGAGTGCAGTGGTCACGAGGGCAGTAATCCGTTCTGACAGTACCAACAATGCCTTCTTTGCCGGTTTCTGAAAATCATTGAACCCGAATCCATGGAAGGTATGAATAATGACTGGCGTTCGAGCGAGAAAGGCAG
This sequence is a window from Chitinivibrionales bacterium. Protein-coding genes within it:
- a CDS encoding glycosyltransferase, with the translated sequence THFVPSLKREISPVWDLIALIKLYQLLRRLKPDIVHTHSSKAGILGRWAAFLARTPVIIHTFHGFGFNDFQKPAKKALLVLSERITALVTTALIAVSHHTKQTGLKHRIGREAQYTVINSGIHRNNAKSVDRLEVRKKLGFKSEDILITNISCLKPQKNVSDFVRVAKELVKKNPEKKLQFVVIGDGEERGIIQTMTAELQVSERVHLLGWRRDTAEILSASDIFVLTSLWEGLPRALLEAMDAGLPCCVYRVDGIHDIMLDGKNEFSVEAGNVIGLTEILNHMVNDSSFRKYAGSECKKSMKKDYYIDIMVDKINVFYSGNLS